From the genome of Methanofastidiosum sp.:
TGGTTCCGCTATCACTTAAAACAGCCTTTGCATTTATTTGAATTTTAATATAGTCATTAAAGCCTAATGGTTTCATAGTTTTAACTAAAGAATTAAATTTTATTCCTTTTAATTCTATCATTTTTCTTGTTCTTGGATGAGTACTTACTATAATAGGTAGCTCATACTTTTCTGCTATAGCATTTAAACTATCAACCAAATCAAAGAAGTTTGTTTCTGAATTAATATTCTCCTCTCTATGAGCTGATACTACAAAATATTTCTCTTTTTCAAGTCCTAATCTTTCAAGTACATCAGATTTTTCAATATCTTCTTTTTTAGCATTTATTACTTCATACATAGGACTTCCTGTTTTTATTATTCTATCTATTGGAAATCCTTCTCTTATTAAATATTCTCTCGCTATATCGCTATAGGTTAAATTTATATCAGCAATATGGTCAACTATCTTTCTATTTGTTTCCTCTGGCACTCTTTGATCAAAGCATCTATTACCAGCTTCCATATGAAATATAGGTATGTGTCTTCTCTTTGCTGCAATAGCACATAAACAACTGTTTGTATCACCTAAAACCAAAAAAGCATCTGGCTTAACTTCTTCTAAAATGGGATCTATTTTAATTAAAATATTACCTATAGTCTCCATGGGAGTTCCTGTTGCTGCATTTAAAAAATAATCTGGTTTTTTTAAGTCTAAGTCCTTAAAAAACACCTCATTTAATTCATAATCATAATTTTGTCCTGTATGAACTAATATATGTTCTATCGCTTCTGA
Proteins encoded in this window:
- the wecB gene encoding UDP-N-acetylglucosamine 2-epimerase (non-hydrolyzing): MKKLKVMTVVGTRPEIIRLSQVIKKFEESEAIEHILVHTGQNYDYELNEVFFKDLDLKKPDYFLNAATGTPMETIGNILIKIDPILEEVKPDAFLVLGDTNSCLCAIAAKRRHIPIFHMEAGNRCFDQRVPEETNRKIVDHIADINLTYSDIAREYLIREGFPIDRIIKTGSPMYEVINAKKEDIEKSDVLERLGLEKEKYFVVSAHREENINSETNFFDLVDSLNAIAEKYELPIIVSTHPRTRKMIELKGIKFNSLVKTMKPLGFNDYIKIQINAKAVLSDSGTISEESSILGLRALNIRQAHERPEAMEEASVMMVGLKKERILQGLEVLEAQKKNTLRLVSDYSMPNVSDKVLRIILSYTDYVNRVVWGK